In one window of Macrotis lagotis isolate mMagLag1 chromosome 5, bilby.v1.9.chrom.fasta, whole genome shotgun sequence DNA:
- the LOC141489950 gene encoding LOW QUALITY PROTEIN: complement component 1 Q subcomponent-binding protein, mitochondrial-like (The sequence of the model RefSeq protein was modified relative to this genomic sequence to represent the inferred CDS: deleted 1 base in 1 codon): MAPLLLPLLPRPAARALRPAALPPLRPALAAATRAFGGLLEVDRRAGPRASAPGLCSCTCGGLHTEGDKAFAEFLTDEIKEERKIQKHKSLPKMSGEWELDVQGTEAKLIRRLAGERITVTFNINNSIPPTFDDEPPEGQKAQEQQEPELTSTPKFVVEVVKDSTKKALVLDCHYPEDEVGQEEEDESDFFSIREVSFQPTSESDWKDTNYTLNTDSLDCALYDHLIDFLADRGVDNTFADELIELSTALEHQEYINFLEDLKSFVKCQ, encoded by the exons ATGGCCccgctgctgctgccgctgctgccgCGCCCCGCGGCCCGGGCCCTGCGCCCCGCCGCCCTCCCGCCGCTGCGGCCCGCGCTGGCCGCCGCCACGCGCGCCTTCGGAGGCCTCCTGGAGGTGGACCGGCGGGCCGGGCCCCGCGCGTCCGCGCCTGGGCTCTGTTCGTGCACATGCGGGGGCCTCCACACCGAGGGAGACAAGGCCTTTGCTGAATTTCTGACAGATGAAattaaagaggagaggaaaatccAGAAACACAAATCTCTCCCCAAAATGTCCGGAGAGTGGGAACTGGATGTACAAGGAACAGAAGCCAAGCTAATCCGGAGATTAGCTGGGGAGAGGATCACCGTCACA TTCAATATTAACAACAGTATCCCGCCAACCTTTGATGATGAGCCACCAGAGGGACAGAAAGCCCAAGAACAGCAAGAGCCTGAACTTACGTCAACCCCAAAGTTTGTGGTGGAAGTTGTGAAGGACAGTACCAAGAAGGCCCTTGTCTTGGACTGCCACTATCCAGAGGATGAGGTTGGACAGGAAGAAGAGGATGAGAGTGACTTTTTCTCCATTCGGGAAGTGAGTTTTCAACCCACCAGTGAATCTGACTGGAAGGATACCAACTACACATTGAACACAGATTCCTTGGACTGTGCCCTGTATGACCACCTGATAGACTTCCTGGCTGACCGAGGGGTGGACAACACATTTGCAGATGAACTCATTGAGCTCAGCACAGCCCTTGAACACCAGGAATACATCAACTTCCTGGAAGATCTGAAAAGCTTTGTCAAGTGTCAGTAG